From Vibrio splendidus, a single genomic window includes:
- the pyrD gene encoding quinone-dependent dihydroorotate dehydrogenase: MLYRLARTGFFQLDAEKAHDLAIQNFKRFTGTPIDLLYRQQLPHRPVECMGLTFKNPVGLAAGLDKNGECIDAFGAMGFGFVEVGTVTPRPQAGNDKPRLFRLVEAEGIINRMGFNNLGVDNLIENVKKSNYDGILGINIGKNKDTPIEKGAEDYIICMEKVYQYAGYIAVNISSPNTPGLRSLQYGEALDDLLSELKTKQSELEAKHGKYVPLALKIAPDLSDDEISQICESLIKNKIDGVIATNTTLDRSIVEGMKHCDEAGGLSGRPVQSRSTEVVRKLHEELGDQLPIIGVGGVDSYVAAKEKMMAGAKLVQVYSGFIYKGPGLVGDIVKNL, encoded by the coding sequence ATGCTTTACCGTCTAGCCAGAACTGGCTTTTTCCAACTTGATGCCGAAAAGGCTCATGATCTTGCAATTCAAAATTTCAAACGCTTCACAGGCACACCTATTGATCTTTTGTATCGCCAACAATTACCTCACCGACCTGTAGAGTGCATGGGTCTTACTTTTAAAAACCCAGTTGGCCTTGCTGCCGGCCTAGACAAAAACGGCGAATGTATTGATGCATTTGGCGCAATGGGTTTTGGTTTTGTAGAAGTAGGGACTGTGACTCCTCGTCCACAAGCAGGTAATGACAAACCACGTCTGTTCCGTCTTGTTGAAGCCGAAGGTATTATCAATCGCATGGGTTTTAACAACCTAGGTGTAGATAACCTAATTGAGAATGTTAAGAAGTCGAACTATGACGGCATCTTAGGTATCAATATTGGTAAGAACAAAGACACGCCAATTGAAAAGGGCGCAGAAGATTACATTATCTGTATGGAGAAGGTTTACCAATACGCGGGTTACATTGCGGTAAATATCTCTTCACCAAATACTCCAGGACTTCGTTCACTACAATATGGCGAAGCACTTGATGATTTGTTGTCTGAACTAAAAACCAAGCAATCTGAATTAGAAGCGAAGCATGGCAAATATGTCCCGCTTGCTCTTAAGATCGCGCCGGATCTAAGTGATGACGAAATCAGTCAGATTTGCGAATCATTGATCAAAAATAAGATCGATGGTGTGATCGCAACCAACACGACATTGGATCGCAGTATCGTTGAAGGCATGAAGCATTGCGATGAAGCGGGTGGCCTAAGCGGACGTCCAGTTCAATCTCGCAGTACTGAAGTTGTTCGCAAACTTCACGAGGAGCTGGGTGACCAACTACCGATCATCGGGGTAGGTGGCGTTGACTCTTACGTTGCTGCAAAAGAGAAAATGATGGCGGGCGCGAAGCTTGTACAAGTTTACTCTGGTTTTATCTACAAAGGTCCAGGCCTTGTAGGCGACATCGTCAAAAATCTATAG
- a CDS encoding glutaredoxin family protein gives MAFKLTEQLNISHHVNVVDIAFDDELFSRYGVTIPVLKFESSDFSQSSELNWPFGLLELNDWLKKNGITYNS, from the coding sequence ATGGCATTCAAACTCACGGAACAGTTAAACATTAGCCATCACGTCAACGTTGTCGACATTGCATTTGATGATGAGCTCTTTTCCCGTTACGGGGTCACTATTCCTGTGCTCAAATTTGAAAGCTCTGACTTTTCTCAAAGCTCAGAGCTTAACTGGCCATTTGGCTTGTTAGAACTTAATGATTGGTTAAAAAAGAATGGCATTACTTACAATTCATAA
- a CDS encoding ABC transporter ATP-binding protein — MALLTIHNGQLAFGDHPLLDRADFALQENERVCLVGRNGAGKSTLMKILSGNIIMDDGKMQITQDVVVSRLEQDPPRNEEGTVYDYVAGGLAEIGEQLKIYHDLLDLIGTDPSEKNLNRLTRVQEQLDHANAWRFEDRVSNVMAALKLTAETKLTDLSGGWQRKAALARALVCDPDVLLLDEPTNHLDVATIEWLEGFLKDFRGSIIFISHDRAFIKSMATRIVDLDRGKLSSFPGDYENYLLEKEEALRVEEMQNAEFDKKLAQEEVWIRQGIKARRTRNEGRVRALKKLREERINRREVQGKAIIQIDDGQRSGKIVFEAENLNFGFEGKEIVKDFSFNIMRGDRIALIGPNGCGKSTVLKLLLDQLKPDSGRLHCGTKLEVAYFDQYREILDPEKSVIDNLADGKQEVTVGGRERHALSYLQDFLFSPKRARTPVKALSGGEKNRLLLARIFLKSNNLLILDEPTNDLDIETLELLEDLLANYQGTLLLVSHDRQFVDNTVMTSWIFEGNGVVEEFVGGYHDAQKQRAQALEYRQAEKPAKAEKVVEETPKTAPVKAKPKKLSYKLQRELETLPLRLEELETEIETLQQEVNDPDFFSKSVEQTQPVLDKLSAVEQELEVAFERWEELEALQQES, encoded by the coding sequence ATGGCATTACTTACAATTCATAACGGGCAATTAGCATTTGGCGATCACCCGTTATTAGATCGTGCGGACTTTGCACTGCAAGAAAACGAACGTGTGTGTTTAGTAGGGCGCAATGGTGCGGGTAAGTCTACGTTGATGAAAATCCTGTCAGGGAACATCATCATGGACGACGGTAAGATGCAAATCACACAAGATGTGGTTGTCTCTCGCCTTGAGCAAGATCCACCGCGTAATGAAGAAGGCACCGTTTATGATTACGTTGCTGGTGGCCTAGCGGAAATCGGCGAACAGCTGAAGATCTACCATGATCTTTTGGATCTCATTGGTACTGACCCTAGCGAAAAGAACTTAAATCGTCTTACTCGTGTGCAAGAGCAGTTGGATCATGCCAACGCATGGCGTTTCGAAGATCGCGTAAGTAACGTAATGGCGGCGCTTAAACTCACTGCTGAAACAAAACTGACCGATTTGTCTGGTGGTTGGCAACGTAAAGCGGCGCTCGCTCGTGCGCTTGTATGTGACCCTGACGTGCTTCTACTCGACGAACCGACTAACCACCTGGATGTTGCGACAATCGAATGGTTAGAAGGCTTCCTGAAAGACTTCCGTGGTTCAATCATCTTTATCTCGCATGACCGTGCTTTCATCAAATCGATGGCAACACGCATTGTTGATCTTGATCGCGGCAAGCTGAGCTCGTTCCCTGGCGATTACGAAAACTACTTGCTAGAGAAAGAAGAAGCGTTACGTGTCGAAGAGATGCAGAACGCTGAATTCGATAAAAAGCTTGCTCAAGAAGAAGTTTGGATTCGTCAGGGTATTAAAGCTCGTCGAACGCGTAACGAAGGCCGTGTACGTGCCCTTAAGAAGTTACGTGAAGAGCGCATCAATCGTCGTGAAGTGCAGGGTAAAGCGATTATCCAAATTGACGATGGCCAACGTTCAGGCAAGATTGTATTCGAAGCAGAGAATCTTAACTTTGGCTTTGAAGGCAAAGAGATTGTTAAGGACTTCAGCTTCAACATTATGCGTGGCGATCGTATTGCTCTGATCGGCCCTAATGGCTGTGGTAAGAGTACTGTCCTTAAACTGCTTCTTGATCAGCTTAAGCCTGACTCAGGCCGTCTGCACTGTGGTACTAAACTTGAAGTGGCTTACTTCGACCAATACCGCGAAATCCTAGACCCTGAGAAGTCAGTAATTGACAACCTAGCGGATGGTAAGCAAGAAGTGACAGTAGGCGGCCGTGAGCGTCATGCACTGAGCTACCTACAAGATTTCTTGTTCTCTCCTAAACGTGCTCGTACTCCTGTGAAGGCACTGTCTGGTGGTGAGAAAAACCGTCTGTTATTAGCTCGTATTTTCCTTAAATCGAATAACTTATTGATTCTCGATGAGCCAACCAACGATCTAGATATCGAAACTTTGGAACTTTTAGAAGATTTGCTTGCCAACTATCAGGGTACGCTTCTTTTAGTGAGCCACGATCGTCAGTTTGTTGATAACACGGTTATGACAAGTTGGATCTTTGAAGGTAACGGCGTAGTGGAAGAGTTTGTTGGTGGTTACCATGATGCTCAGAAACAAAGAGCACAAGCGCTGGAGTATCGTCAGGCTGAAAAGCCAGCAAAGGCGGAGAAAGTTGTTGAGGAAACTCCCAAAACTGCGCCAGTTAAAGCTAAACCTAAGAAGTTATCGTATAAGCTACAACGAGAATTAGAAACGTTACCTTTGCGTTTGGAAGAATTGGAAACCGAGATTGAAACTCTGCAGCAAGAAGTTAATGATCCAGACTTCTTCTCAAAATCTGTAGAGCAGACACAACCAGTTTTAGATAAGCTATCTGCAGTAGAGCAGGAGCTTGAAGTTGCTTTTGAGCGCTGGGAAGAGCTCGAGGCACTACAACAGGAAAGTTAA
- a CDS encoding DUF3466 family protein, with product MTCTKFKLTTVAALVFAATNANAALYKVVEVTPSITGASEIFGVAIQPGKAVNANAALPDDELPLGCFDSNATNCADSTFKLAGESRNTLEAVSYREEVPFAMDAPFQYIQERDDFENYCKLELQYSTCESWAENRWNDTWSKEKNDLSYVNAKAFVEGGSTFENRNTVINSLDDKAKPLGVKSDGNIRSNAMFTTTVGPTGTSETRAWKAITASNGTVYNVGSVSTKGPKTDTSDTTFSSKAAIWDGTTTKEIDWIRSGNAQQGDYFAQGSMRSITESGTKFYGVGYNTVDGSGDLQDMNASVFISKSLDLADSANTWTTKSIEGAKVNSNSSNDYKYSNSVATDINDNLFVVGNSKRNGRVPENGSAGNKIFVVTDASASTPTATYLSGGIFFDGSSGEAKAVNNFNEFVGQIDAETTREVDGSERRHRGFIYPYQATGTDASRIALFESKAWWLDDLTNDGNASGENNKFRIIDASDINDAGVISATAIKCTVGGTTQAYDTTSHNSYCGGAASNAVEEVVAVKLIPIAGKGKADIQTRSADTEKVDRQGGSLGWLGLTVLGLLGFRRKFK from the coding sequence ATGACTTGTACTAAATTTAAATTAACAACAGTTGCAGCATTAGTTTTTGCTGCAACTAATGCGAATGCTGCGCTTTACAAGGTAGTTGAAGTAACGCCTTCTATTACTGGTGCTTCTGAAATATTTGGTGTTGCGATTCAGCCTGGTAAAGCTGTCAACGCTAACGCAGCATTACCTGATGATGAGTTACCTCTAGGTTGCTTTGATTCTAATGCAACTAACTGTGCGGATAGTACATTTAAGCTTGCTGGCGAAAGTCGCAATACTCTTGAAGCTGTAAGTTATCGTGAAGAAGTACCATTCGCAATGGACGCTCCATTTCAATATATCCAAGAGCGCGATGATTTCGAAAACTATTGTAAACTTGAGCTGCAATACTCTACGTGTGAAAGTTGGGCAGAAAACCGCTGGAATGATACCTGGAGCAAGGAAAAAAACGACCTAAGTTATGTAAATGCAAAAGCATTTGTTGAGGGTGGGTCTACGTTTGAGAACCGCAATACGGTCATTAACTCTTTAGATGATAAGGCTAAACCATTAGGTGTTAAGTCTGATGGTAACATCCGTAGTAATGCGATGTTCACAACTACAGTTGGGCCTACAGGTACCTCAGAAACTCGTGCATGGAAAGCTATAACAGCAAGTAACGGTACTGTTTATAACGTAGGTAGTGTATCTACGAAAGGCCCTAAAACAGACACTTCAGATACAACGTTTAGTTCAAAAGCAGCAATTTGGGATGGTACTACAACAAAAGAAATTGATTGGATCAGAAGTGGCAACGCCCAACAAGGCGATTACTTCGCCCAAGGCAGCATGCGTTCAATTACTGAGTCGGGTACTAAGTTTTATGGCGTAGGCTACAATACTGTTGATGGTAGTGGCGATCTGCAAGATATGAATGCATCTGTATTCATCAGTAAATCTCTGGACTTAGCTGACAGCGCGAATACTTGGACGACCAAATCAATTGAGGGGGCTAAGGTCAACTCTAACTCGTCTAACGATTACAAATACAGTAACTCTGTTGCGACCGATATTAACGACAACTTGTTTGTTGTTGGTAACTCTAAGCGTAATGGTCGAGTTCCTGAAAATGGTAGCGCAGGTAATAAGATTTTCGTTGTAACTGATGCATCAGCATCTACTCCTACTGCAACATACTTGTCTGGTGGCATTTTCTTTGATGGTTCGAGCGGTGAAGCTAAAGCTGTTAACAACTTCAATGAGTTTGTTGGCCAGATTGATGCTGAGACGACTCGTGAAGTAGATGGTAGTGAGCGTAGACACCGTGGTTTTATTTACCCATATCAAGCGACTGGCACTGATGCATCAAGGATTGCGCTGTTTGAGAGCAAAGCTTGGTGGTTAGATGATCTAACAAATGATGGTAACGCTTCTGGAGAAAACAACAAGTTCCGAATTATTGATGCTTCCGATATCAATGATGCGGGTGTGATCTCAGCCACCGCTATCAAGTGTACCGTTGGTGGAACAACACAAGCATATGATACAACGTCACATAACTCATATTGTGGCGGTGCAGCATCTAATGCAGTTGAAGAGGTTGTTGCTGTTAAGTTGATTCCTATCGCTGGTAAAGGTAAAGCCGATATCCAAACTCGTAGTGCTGATACAGAGAAAGTTGATCGTCAAGGCGGTAGCCTAGGTTGGTTGGGTTTGACTGTACTTGGCCTATTAGGGTTCCGTAGAAAATTTAAATAA
- a CDS encoding cell division protein ZapC, whose amino-acid sequence MMLKPSDTWSWYYDEQQCSLMLNLGEDMIFKTNLVRNKLVDCAFKDNEFTVDDASSYQTFKEQISGLELSEPRQAELALYCVAAKRFHKPVQPKSWFFDSQGVGHEYPQEGDIVQMHNEHSLGYFIVLEVGECASLCAFVDLEEFLLTPSKGLRFGDSIKVMHDRMTDANAILHQTHIAMVG is encoded by the coding sequence ATGATGCTTAAACCTAGCGATACATGGAGTTGGTATTACGATGAGCAGCAATGTTCATTGATGCTAAACCTCGGAGAGGATATGATTTTTAAAACGAATCTGGTCCGCAATAAGCTGGTGGACTGCGCTTTTAAAGATAATGAATTCACTGTTGATGATGCATCTTCCTACCAAACCTTCAAAGAACAAATTTCTGGCTTAGAACTGTCTGAGCCACGACAAGCCGAGCTTGCACTTTATTGTGTGGCCGCGAAGCGTTTTCATAAGCCTGTACAGCCTAAAAGCTGGTTCTTCGACTCACAAGGCGTTGGCCATGAATATCCTCAAGAAGGGGATATTGTACAAATGCATAACGAGCATAGCCTTGGTTACTTCATTGTATTAGAAGTAGGAGAGTGTGCGAGCTTATGTGCATTTGTAGACCTAGAAGAGTTCCTCCTAACGCCTTCAAAAGGGTTACGATTTGGAGACTCGATTAAAGTCATGCACGATAGAATGACTGACGCAAATGCTATCCTTCATCAAACGCATATTGCGATGGTGGGTTAA
- the rlmKL gene encoding bifunctional 23S rRNA (guanine(2069)-N(7))-methyltransferase RlmK/23S rRNA (guanine(2445)-N(2))-methyltransferase RlmL gives MNQYLAVTSNGLENLLVEELTQLGITNAKPVQAGVKFKATNEQIYRCCLWSRLASRFVRVLSEFTCMDDMDLYLSTTAVNWVNQFHSTKRFVVDFNGTNNEIRNSQYGAMKVKDAVVDSFEKKSLPRPSISKENPDIRIHVRLHRDKAILGVDMVGSGLHQRGYRPESGRAPLRETLAAAILLRSGWDATKPFLDPMCGSGTLVIEAAMMAANMAPGVKRQKWCFESLEDFEPELWAEVKAEANVQGRRGVKKVECKFYGYDNDERMIKTARDNARRAGVEELIEFEVGDAAKLKRPTEFADGVIVSNPPYGERLGTEPGLIALYTAFGAQLKAEFGGCNASIFSSSDELLSCLRMRADKQFKLNNGALPCHQKNYSISDRPMSERPTGEQEQLIAPDFANRLKKNIGKIGKWAKKEQLDCYRIYDADLPEYNVAIDVYPGHLVIQEYAAPKDVPEEKAKRRLTDIIRASIQVTGVEANNVVLKVRQKQKGRSQYQKMAQDSSNLEVNEYGVKLIVNLHDYLDTGLFLDHKITRRRIGEMAAGKDFLNLFAYTGSASVHAAVGGARSTTTVDMSNTYLEWAKQNMELNGRVGRQHQFVQADCLQWLVKEQGSYDLIFIDPPTFSNSKRMDQSFDVQRDHIQLMENLKRLLREEGTIVFSNNKRHFKMDVEGLEELGLKAQNISAKTLPLDFSRNKHIHNCWLITHK, from the coding sequence ATGAATCAATATCTAGCGGTTACCTCAAATGGCCTTGAGAATTTATTAGTTGAAGAACTAACCCAACTAGGGATTACAAACGCAAAACCTGTTCAAGCAGGTGTTAAATTCAAAGCCACCAATGAGCAAATTTATCGTTGTTGTTTGTGGAGCCGTTTGGCTTCTCGATTTGTACGTGTCCTTTCAGAATTCACTTGTATGGATGACATGGATCTTTACCTATCGACCACTGCGGTTAACTGGGTAAATCAATTCCATAGCACTAAGCGTTTCGTTGTTGATTTCAATGGTACGAACAACGAAATCCGTAATAGCCAATACGGTGCGATGAAAGTAAAAGATGCCGTTGTTGATAGCTTTGAGAAAAAGTCTTTGCCTCGTCCGTCTATCAGCAAAGAAAATCCAGATATTCGTATTCACGTTCGTCTACATCGTGACAAAGCGATTCTTGGTGTTGATATGGTAGGTAGCGGTCTTCACCAACGTGGTTACCGTCCAGAATCAGGTCGCGCACCATTGCGTGAAACCCTTGCTGCAGCGATTCTTCTTCGTAGTGGCTGGGATGCGACTAAGCCTTTCCTAGACCCAATGTGTGGTTCAGGTACGTTAGTGATTGAAGCAGCAATGATGGCTGCAAACATGGCACCGGGTGTTAAACGCCAGAAGTGGTGTTTTGAATCTCTAGAAGATTTTGAACCAGAGCTGTGGGCTGAAGTAAAAGCTGAAGCGAACGTTCAAGGCCGTCGTGGCGTTAAGAAAGTAGAATGTAAGTTCTATGGCTACGACAATGACGAGCGCATGATCAAAACAGCGCGTGACAATGCTCGTCGTGCTGGTGTTGAAGAGCTGATTGAATTCGAAGTAGGTGATGCAGCAAAGCTTAAGCGTCCTACAGAGTTTGCTGATGGTGTGATTGTTTCTAACCCACCTTATGGTGAGCGTCTTGGTACAGAGCCGGGTCTTATTGCACTTTACACGGCATTCGGTGCACAACTTAAAGCGGAATTTGGCGGTTGTAACGCGTCTATCTTCTCTAGTTCAGACGAACTGCTTAGCTGCCTACGTATGCGTGCAGACAAACAGTTCAAATTGAACAATGGTGCGTTACCGTGTCACCAAAAGAACTACTCAATCTCTGATCGTCCGATGTCAGAGCGTCCAACGGGTGAACAAGAGCAACTTATTGCTCCAGACTTCGCAAACCGTCTTAAAAAGAACATCGGTAAAATTGGCAAGTGGGCTAAGAAAGAGCAATTAGATTGTTACCGTATCTACGATGCGGACTTACCAGAATACAATGTAGCGATTGACGTATACCCAGGTCACCTAGTGATTCAAGAATACGCAGCACCTAAAGATGTACCGGAAGAGAAAGCAAAACGTCGCTTAACCGATATCATCCGTGCTTCTATTCAAGTCACTGGCGTTGAAGCAAACAACGTGGTTCTTAAGGTTCGTCAGAAGCAGAAAGGCCGCTCTCAATATCAAAAAATGGCTCAAGACTCCTCTAACCTAGAAGTGAACGAATACGGCGTTAAGCTGATTGTTAATCTTCACGACTACTTAGATACGGGCTTGTTCTTAGATCATAAGATCACTCGTCGTCGTATCGGTGAAATGGCTGCAGGTAAAGATTTCCTTAACTTGTTTGCTTACACTGGCAGTGCTTCTGTTCATGCTGCTGTGGGTGGTGCACGCTCTACAACAACGGTTGATATGTCTAATACCTACCTTGAGTGGGCAAAGCAGAACATGGAGCTGAATGGCCGTGTTGGTCGTCAACATCAGTTTGTTCAAGCTGACTGCTTACAGTGGTTGGTTAAAGAGCAGGGCTCTTACGACCTGATCTTCATTGATCCACCAACGTTCTCAAACTCTAAGCGTATGGATCAATCTTTCGATGTTCAGCGTGATCACATTCAATTGATGGAAAACCTCAAGCGTCTTCTTCGTGAAGAAGGCACGATTGTGTTCTCTAACAACAAGCGTCACTTCAAAATGGATGTAGAAGGCCTAGAGGAGTTAGGTCTTAAAGCTCAGAACATCTCAGCTAAAACGCTTCCATTGGACTTCTCTCGTAACAAGCACATTCATAACTGCTGGTTGATTACACATAAGTAA